The DNA region gagaccagcctggccaacatggtgaacccttgtcgctactaaaaatacaaaaattaactgggtgtggtggcatgtgcctgtaatcccagctacttgggagggtgaggcaggagaattgcttgagcccgggaggcggaccttgtagtgagccgagactgtgtcattgcactccagcctgggcaacagggcaagacttcatcttaaaaaaaaaaaaaaaccctgcactAACCTCAGGACTACAGTAAGGATAAAacgagataatacatgtaaagtgctcaGACATAAGTGTTAACTTTGTCCTAAACAATGGAAAATGGTTGAACTGTTTAAGCCAGGGAGTGATGCTCTCAGATGTGTTGAGAAAGTAAaattctggctgctgtgtggggaAGAATACGAATGTTCCCCTGCCTGTCTCATGCcacttccctttcttcctttcctaataTCTATTCAAAccatagaatcttttttttttttttttttaagatggagtttcgctcttgttgcccaggatggagtgcaatggcgcgatctcaggcttaccgcaacctccacctcccgggttcaagcaattctcctgcctcagcctcccgagtagctgggattacaggcgtgcgccgtcacgcccggctgattttgaatttttagtacagactgggtttctccatgttggtcaggctggtctcgaactcctgagctcaggtgatcacctgcccGTGAGCCACCGCCTGGCCCAGAATTCTTTCTTAGGAGGGAGTCCCCCAGGCTCTAGCAGAGTTTATCTAATTGGCCTATCAGGCCCTGCATAATCCTGCCTCTTTCCAATGGAACCCTTCACCTTAGGTCCCACCCTTAAGCCTTTTGTTTACCGCTAATCATTGAATGCTCTACAAGTGGGTTAAGTCCCTTTGGTTTCAACCAGCAACACTTTCCTCAGGCCATTTCTAAAATAGTTTCCACCATTATTTCAGGAGTATCTTGTTAGTTTCTTAGCACCCACCATttgtttacttgattttttttctttcttttttggtgatACGCCACAGCACTGCACAGTAAGGGTAAGTAAGGGCCATGTCtctttactttcatttctctGGCAAATAATATGTGGCCTGGCCAATAGTATTAATAGATACTGAATGTATTCACTGAATAAAAATGATGCCTTATATTAATGCTAAATGCACTTCTAAATATACTTCTCTCCTTTAATTGTAAATTCCTAGAAGACAGAATCCATTAAatactagtttttgtttttgtttttctttgagacagagtctcgctcggtcgcccaggctggagtgcaatggtgcaatcctgtcccactgcaacctccacctcccaggttcaagcgattctcctgcctcagcctcctgagtagctgggattacaggcgctcaccaccatgcctggctaatttttatatttttagtagtgacagggtttcaccatgttggtcaggctggtcttgaactcctgacctcaagtgatccacccacctcggcttcccaaagtcctgaaattacaggtgtgatccaccgcgCCCAGCACAAATATTACTTGTGAAGTTTTCTTACAACCTAGGACATTGCCAGAATAGCTGCTGGCTGTCTTGAGTTGGAGTCATTGCTCATGGATGCATCCCCAGTGCCTATGTGTTCAGTGGCACATAGGAGGCACTGAATaagcatttgctgaatgaattaatgaattcaaCACTTTGGATTACCTGGTCCCATCCAACATTTCCCTTCATCCTTCCAACATAAATTTTTTCTGTCTGTGTCACATTTGGTGGAAAACTTCCTGAATCCCTTAGTACTAAATGGAACACCCAGTCCATTCAATGCTGTCAATAAAACAAGTTAACACCCATTGTGGAGGAGCGATTGGGCCAGAGTCTTGTTCCTTAGTTCGTTACCTCACCACAATGCAGAGCTCAAGAGAGGGCTGCTTTTCTCTCTACTCCAAAGGTGAACACAGGCCCTTCCTCATCATCCCACATCACTACTGAGACCAGAATAACATGTTGAATGAAACCTGCTCGAAGGTTTTTTAGTAAGGAAATAATATAAGGAGAATAACTTAAAACAGGTCACTGGATTTAGCTGCTTTCAGAGCCCAGAGGCCTCAAAATATCCTCAGCCCATGCTTTCTCCCCACCAAAACAACATACTTGGGCTCTTCCAAGTTCAGCTCCCAGGGAACCCCACCTGGCAGGAGGAAGATATTTCATTTCCTTCTAAAGCTCACATTTCAAGATCCCACCCTGCCCTAAAATATGCCTCTTTTTTGGGTGACTGACATTGGGAATGTCTACTCCCTTCTAAGGATATACACCCCAAATTAAAGGGAATGGCCTGTATCCTCCAGTGTATACTGAAGCTTGAAATGTACTTGGCATAGAGTAGGCCTTGGAAAAATTGACTGAATCACTCGAATCACTTTGCTTCCCTGGTGCAGATGTTAAGTGACACTAACATCTTTTGTTCCATGATGGAAATTAGCAATGTGTGCGCCTCTTGGCTTTGACCCTTCCTTCTGCATCTTCCTTTGCCTTAATTTTTAAAGTGCAGCAGCATGAGCGCACTTTAAAGTTTGGTGGCATAGAATTTTACTGGCTGTGTGATTATCACTGCAGTGATTAATCACTGCAACAAAGGAGAAACCcaaatatttcaattttgttcatcCACAACACGTAGTAACCATCAACTGGAACTACCTGGAAATACACAGGAACGGAGTGCTCTTGCAGGGTGCTTAAAAACACCATCTATGGAATCTGTGGGATCAGGCAGACCTGGGTTagaatcctgactctgccatttCTTTGCTtcagttcttcagctttggactCTTGAGCAAGGCACTTAACCACAGTAATCTCATTTCCCCATCTAAGATATGAAGATCATGATAGTATCACTTTATAAGGATGGTTTATAAAGGGTTTAAAGCACAGGTAACACATGTAAAGACTGGTACTTAGCAAGCATTTGGTAAATATTAGCTGCTATTATATCACCCCATAGGCTGAAATGCTGCATATTACCACTACTACGTGGGCATTTTCAAGCAATCTAAGAGGCACCCAGAAGTTGTCAATTtatctttattcctttatttaatcCTCCCCATGTATTATATAAGCTTAGGTATATAATTTCTATTACATAAAGAAGTAGTAAAGGCACAATGTTTACTTACACAATTACATGTAGTGAATTAGCACTTTTGTAACTCAGAGATGTGAATGTCAACAATTTTAGAGCAGAGCTCATTTGCATGGTCACAAGGTTTTCCCGGCTGCTGTGACTCTGCAGACAAGCATTTCAAAGCAGGCCCCCCAACCAGTGGCATCAGAACCAGTGGCATCAGGGGAagtataaacaaagaaaattacagattATTCTGCCCACACCCCAGAAATTTTGATTCAAGTTTGAGATACGGctaacatctttatttttccaaagCTCGCTGAGGATCTATATGTATAACCAGGCTCTGAACCACTGATTCAGAGCACCATCATTTCTTGATTGGAATGGATGCCTGAGGATAGTAAAACAACAAAGCTAAAATATGCGGACTTTTTTTAGACCCTGAAATTATTGATTTGGTGATGGGTGTTAAGGCTGACAATAAAAACCATTTCTCCAGTGTGGTCATGGCTTGAGAGAGCCATGTGCTTTCCCCAGGTCATGGATGGCCTTGTTCTCCAGCAGTTCCATCTGCTTGTCGCTTGGTCTCACCACATTGTTCAGCATTGCTCTAACCACAGTCACCAAGGGCACAGATTGCCCACTAGCCCAAGATTCTGGTAAGGAGCCAAAGAACTTTCTAACCAACCATTCACCTGGGCGAGACTCTTGCCTATCACATAACAgaactctaaaattaaaaaaaaaaaaaaaaaagaaaagcagaggaagaggTGGTAAATTGCACTGAGACCACAGTGGGCATTATGGACCAAACTATATCCCCTCAAAATTCtaatgttgaagccctaacccccaatgtatCTCTATTTGAAGATAAGGCACTAAGAgaagtaattaaagttaaatgaggtcttAAGGATGGAACAGGACTAGTGTGATGGGACTGGGGTCCTCATAAGAGGAAGAGACATCAGAGGTCTCTCTCTCTGCATACATAAagaagaaaggccatgtgaggacactgcCAGAAGGTGGCCTGTCTGCCAGCCAGGAAAAGaggcctcaccagacaccaaccctgacggcaccttgatcttggacttccaatcTTCAGACTGtgtgaaaatacatttctgttgtttaagccacccaaccCGTGTGGTATCCTGTTATGGCAACCCGAGCAGACTAACAGAGtagatttaatgttttatttggtgCATGAAGAGGATTTAAGAAGGCAGCAAATGCTGTCTAGGAAATTCTGGACTATTCTGGAGCGGGCCCCAACATCTACCCTTTCTTTCTAAGCAAAAAGGTGTGTCCTTCAGAGAAGCAATACATGTCTAGCCAATGTCTTTCATATCTTAGATATTTCAGTTGTCAgcttttccaaatgaaaaattaGCATCTAGGGATTAACCTACAGTGGCATACTCTCATTCAGTATAAATACTATACTTACCCAGGCCTAAATACAGAGTAACGATCAAATTTTAATTCTTCAACCTTGGCTTCCACTTCTCCCTATTAAGAAAAaccacatttttaatatttaatcaaGACCAGCTCACCTGTGTGAAGTTTAAGAGAGAATAATTTGTGGTTTTGAAGGTAATCTGCTTTTGCAGGTCTCAATACTCAAAATATCCTTATCTAGAATTTCAGGTTCCAAGGAGTCTGGGAAATTAAGGAAGAGATCATTTAATCCTGATACGTAGTCTTGCATTTAAAAGATCCACTAAATGAGGGAATGGCTGTATAGTCAGTCCTCTcactttattaatattaaaacagaTTCAGAGAGGGTAAGTAATATGTTAGTACAACCATAAAAGAATATCCTCTCTTTAGTACAGAATTCATGTTGCACGCTGGCAGACACTAACCTTTTTTTGGTTTATAGGTAGTTCCAGAGGGTCAGAAAACCATAGACCCACCATATTACTCACTTCTTAAACCCCACAAAATTTCAAGACAGATTATATCTAGATGATGCTTTAAACCTAATTTGTTAAATAAAGCATGCATTTTCATGGCAGGCATCTCTGGAAACAAAGTGCCTGAAGAGCTCAGCCCACAGGCACTTCCAAAGGCCTGTGAACTACCACACAGTCATGCATGCCTCCTTCTTGGCCTCTGTGTACCACCTAACTGGCACTTAACCTGTCTCATCGCAGATGTTTaagtagctatttttaaatttctttttctttttttaatttttaaattaattaattaattaattaatgtatttattttgtgatggagtctcaccatgttgcccaggctggagtgcaagggtgtgatctcgtctcactgcaacctccacctcctgggttcaagcgattctcctgcctcagcctcccgagtagctgggattacaggcatccgccattatgcctggctaatttttgtatttttagtagtgatggggtttcaccatgttggccaggctggtctcgaactccagacctcaagtgatccacccacctaagcctcccaaagtgctggaattacaggcgtaagccaccgtgcttggccattcttttttttttaataggtggtttttagtatatacaCAGAACTGTGCAACGTTCATCACaatctaagttttaaaatatttcatcatcctgaaaagaaatcccatatcattagcagtcactccccatacCCTAGTCTCTGGGGACCTAGTCAACCACTAGTCTACCTTCTATctccatggatttgcctattctggacatttcatataaagggAATCATATAAGTTATGGCCTTTTGTGACTGTTTCCTcacacttagcataatattttcaaggttcacccatgttgtagtgtgtatcatttctttttatagctgaataatattctattgcatgaatatatctcattttattcatctattcatcagTCGATGGCCATCTAGGTTGTTCTCGTTCTTTGgccattgtaaataatgctgctatgaacagtcatacacaagtttttatgtggacacacatttcttagctttttaaaagatttgttttgTCTCTATTAGCAAGTGCATAAAAGAGATACCATAGCAGGCTGAGACTGCTATCCTTAGAAAGGCCTGTTGCAAGGTTGGCCCCTGGCTTGTGCTTGCAAACTTGGATTTTGGGTGTGTTTCCACCATTCCCTATCTGATAAGGGTAATGTACTATGTCTAAACTGTCTGTACAAACAATGTGGTTTATGCTGAAAACTTCCCTTTCTTCTGGGGGGCTGCAATTTTGGTAGGCCAATGTGCCTATGTAACTGGCTCCCATAAAGACCCTGCATTCCTAGGTTCAGATGAGTTTCTCTGGCAGAAAACATTCATCGCTGGAGAAATTAAGCACATCCTGTGCAAGCTCTATGGGGAGGCCTCTTGGAAGCTCGTACCTACTTTCCTCCAGACTTCACCCCACACACattttccctttgcagattttgcTCTATATCCTTTCAATGAGATAAGTTTTAGCTGTGAGTATGACTATATCCTGAGTCCTATGAAACTTTCTAGTGAATTACCAAACTTGGTGGTGTCTTTGGGAATCCCCTAGTATAAGCAGATTACAAACTCCTTGAGGTCAAGGATGATACCCAATAATAAAATGTCACATGTCTGGAAAGTGTACCTTCACCctgaacagatgaggaaaccaaagcttaTCAACCCTAAGAACAAAGGACTTGAGACCCATCCAGTACTCTGGGCTCCACATCCTGACACGTCTTCCCACACCACCAGCATAGTGCCCATAAAGCACATGATTGATCCAGGCCCCCAGAGCTGGCCCACCATGAATGAATGCAATGGAAACTTCATTGAGTAGAATAAATGTTCCTAAAGAATAAAGGAGTTTCTAAAATTGGGTGGGAGGGGGGAGTTCATACACACATGGAGACTgagaaaataagcaataaatacTAGGAATGTTACACACAGTAGTTGAAGGATTATTTCGGAAAGAATCTTTCCAAATTGTAAAAGCAATTACATATCGTTCAGCGTCATTCTGGGCCGGATCATTTGGTTGTCATTTCTGTCCTTTATTAATCTAATTCATAATCCCAGACTGCAGGTAATACAGGCCAATTGCAGTGAAATCAGAAGTGTCTTTCTGTTGTATTGGCCTTAATATTTGCTGAGGCTCTGTCATGGTCCAATCTCTGCTGGGTCCCTTTTGCATGTATTAGTGACAAAGGCTATTCATTACATAATGGCTAGCGGCATAGGCCTTGGAATCATACAGCCTCGATTCAAACTCTAGCTTTGCCGCTTAACAGCTggtgttctttttgttgttattttttgttttgtttttgagacagagtctcactctgtccccatgctggagtgcagtggtgtgatctcggttcactgcagcttctgcctcctgggttcatgcaattctcctgcctcagcctcccgagtagctgggattaaaggcatatgccactgtgccagttaatttttgtatttttagtacagacagggttttgccatgtttcccagacgGGTTTCAAACTCTcagcctcaagtaatcttcccatttcggcctcccaaagtgctggaattacaggcgtgagccactgtgcccagtcaacaGCTGGTGGTCTTAATATCACAGTACCTGTTTCCACACAAATGCACATAAAAGCCCTCAGAACACTGCCTGGATCATTTAatgttagctattttttaaaaaatctggttGAATCATTATTATAACCCAATGAGTCAGTAGTAATGCCTTTATCTTTAACAACGAGGAAATATCTTACgtatattttctttcctaaaagGTATAAATGTTGATCTTGCTAATGAGAGCAAAAATCCTATTTGATAACCTTTCTCAGAACCCACATGTGttagtattttgaaaaacaagttgggcctggtgcctcatgcctgtagtcccagctacttgggaggtttagactggagatcgcttgagcccaggaatttgaggttgtagtgatctgtgaccatgccactgaacttcaacctgggtgacagagcaagactttgactcttaaaaaaaagaaaaccagacttttttccttttaagaattGTTCTAAACTCTGACAATTAAGTGGAAACTTTCCCATTCTTCATGTAATTTCATTGGTGGCTCACTGATCTTCATCTGGTTCAAAATACTATTTTAGGATAGGTGAGATATGGCTCAGCTATAAGCCATgtgaaaaaaatctggaaatttttattattacaggCTGATCATGGGCCAATAACATAATAAGGATGTTTGGTAAAATAGTTACAatcttatatcttatttttaaaaacacatagtgTCCAGAGCGTGAATAGTACTCCCACTGCAGTTCCAGTATAATATCACTGCAAAGTTCACCCTCAGCAAAGTGATGCAGTCATGAAGGAGCTAGACACAGGAACCTATAAAGAATGGTGCAAGGTCTTAAAGGTGTGATGCCTGGGAAACATACGATTAAGGAGGCCATAATCTCCAAACGTCTTAAAAACTACAATGCAAAAGAAAGACTGgacttgtttttgttattttaaaaggcGGAACTGATAACAATTAGCATTTACAAAGCAATAAATTTCACTTCAAAGTAAAGACTTTTGGACAAGTAGATCTGACCCAAAATAGAAAAAGTTGGCTAATAAGATAGTAATCTCTGTAGTGCTGGAGATATTTAAGCAGAAGCGAGATGAACTTCTATAAAGGGACTTCACATAGGAAAAGTCTATGACTGAATGACCTCTGTGGCTCTGCTGTTTAAACTGTGGGCACCTGGGGTGCACTGGGAGGCACACAAAGACAAAGCCATGCCTATCTTCCAGCAGCATCAATTTAACTTAAAGGTAGGTTAatagaaactttttaaattaaaataaacaggGATATGTATAGCACTAAGAATAGCAAAATgtgcataaattttttaaagataaaacgtAAGACTTTTAAGAAAGttgaggccagacacagtggctcccacctgtaatcccagcactttgggaggctgagatgggcggatcgcttgaactcaggtgtttgagaccagcctgggcaacatggcgaaaccccatctctaccaaaaatacaaaaattagccaagcatggtggctcatgcctgtagtcccagctacttggggggaaagaggctacagtgagccaagatcatgccactgcactcctgtcttgTAACTAGAATACTGCTTCAGGATAGATGTCTCCAAATCTCTAGACAAATAAAAGCTCTTCTTTCCTCGCAATCATTggagaaaatgacagaaaagttTAAGAATCATTGCCTCCAAGTCTCTTCCAATGCTAAGTTGCCATGCTGACAGTCAAGGCTGGAGACACCATATCTCATTCAATTTATTGCTGGATAATTAATAGGAAGacattggaaattatttttcaaatcattCCTGTTTACTAAATATATTCCTGCAGTCCCATAGCCATACAAATGCATAATATGATGTATTGATGTtttttgtattatataatattttatattctttagtaCTGCCAAATAGGTAGGCTTCTCCAAAGTGTATGAAAGACAGAAACTTGCACAAACCTTAACTTGTAGATATAAAAAATTGCTTGATTTATCAGCTCCTTTAGAGGATACCAAGTTGAAATGTTTGCACCCTCCAGCTTTTGCCAGCTCTGCAGACTTCAGCACATAATCTCGGTCAACACGAACAAATCCCTCCTAAAGGGGAAAAGAACATGAGTTATTTCCAAAAAGCAGCAAGTTCATCTTCAAGATTACTACTTGGCTTGGGTAGCAGGCTGGGAGGCCTGGAGGGATagagatttaaataaaatgtgtccaAGCAATACATGAAAGTCAGGCTTAGACCCTGGGAAAGGATCCAGGTCTGGTCCTCTGGATAGACATACCAGCTTTAGCAGCAAGGCTGGACTGCAATAAGGAAACAAGGACAATGACACTGAAACACAGACACCAAACAAATCTGCaaagaacaaaggaaacaataagatcaggctgagaaactacttttaagccagactttttttgttttgtcttaataACTTTACAACTTTACACTCCTCTCTGTTTTCTGTCAATTCTAATGTGGTAGGGTCTCCGAGTATGGGTGAGGACACTCCCCAGGCACTAAGAGGACAAAGTCTATTTAATTCCCAATTTTCGTGTATGCTTTACAATGTACCTCACATATTAGTAAGGTATGCATCCTCAAATTTTTTATTAATGGGTCTCTAATCAAAAATGTTTGGAGACACCCAATCTAGCTAGATTCAGTCCAGTGAGGGCGGTGGCTGGGTCTTTCTTCTTAATTCATCTCTCAGCATCAGCACATGTCCAGCATATGGTAGATGCTCTAAAACTGAATGAACAAAAATCCAATGAAAGCAGAGAAAAGGTAAATCCGgtcagaaaaaaaacagaactaagTGGCAATAAAAGGGGGAGGGAAGAGAATGacacaaataacaaaatatagaCTCACTTCCAGGGCCTAACTGAAAAACATGCACCTTTACCCAGAAAAGGGAATTCCATGGAGTAATAGTCTCTTGAGACCACTATAAATTCTGGCATCTTCAAACCCAAGACAGCTGAAGAGAAGTCTAAAGTCTATTGAAGCTGAACTTCATAGGTAGTCACAATTACAGAATGAGGTCTTAGAGTAGTAGGAATTCCAAATCTGAAGACTGGACTACTGCCCCAGTGATTGATTTattgattgagacggagtcttgctctgtcgtccaggctggagggcagtggcgtgagctccacttaccacaacctctgcctcctgagttcaagcaattctcctatctcagcttcccaagtagctgggattatagacacacgccaccgtgtctggctaattttttgtattttagtagaaacagggtttcattgcgttagccaggctggtcttgaactccttacatcagatgatctgcctgcctcggccttccaaagtgctgggattacagacgtgagccaccacgcccggcctgattttttttttaattaaaaatttgctCCGCAGTAGTTACTGATTCTAAATATTCTATTTGGTAGGGCAATGTGTATCTTTCATAGAATGTTAAAAGGTACCTTAGGAAATATCACATCCAGTCCCCTCATGATGTAGAGGGGAGCCAAGGTCCAGTGGGCAGGTGAACTGCTAGCTGGGAAGTGGGAGAGCTGAGAGCAGACTGTAGATTCTGGACTCTGAGCAGTGCTCTTTTTGCTGTACCCATGTTCCTTTTTATCACCTACTCTCTTGCTGATGAAAATGACTAATCCGTAAttatggtaggcagaataatggtcccTCAGAGATGCCCACGTCCTAATCTTTGTGAATATATAAGGTTACATGACAAGGGGGAATTCCATCGCAAATGGTATTTAGGCAGAAGCAAGATGAATCatgctaaaacaacaacaacaacaacaaaaaaaaaaaactgaatttatttCACTAATCAACTGTGTAATTTTGTTGTAATGAACCCATTATTAAAATCAGAGTTCTAGTGAACTGGCATGAGGGGTAGAAATAGATGTGGAAGAGAAATTCAGTGTTTTAGAAATTCAGTGTTTAGAATTAGGGTGCTAATAGCTGACTTTGAAACAGAGAGATTAGTCTGAATTATCCAcatgggcccaatgtaatcacaagggccCTTAAACGTAAAAGAGCGAGGCAGAAGAGGACGTTGGAATGATGCAACGTAAAAAGGGCTTGGCTACCACGTTGCTGGCCTTGAGGATGGATAGGGGACCACAGGCCAAGGAATGGGggaagcctctagaagctgaaaaaggtaTGGAAATGGTTTCTCTCCTACAGCCtcccagaaaggaatgcagctctgtcaacaccttgatttcatcTCAGGGAAACCCATGTCAGACTTCTAAGATGATAAATTTGTATTGTCTTAGGCTGCTAAATTTGAGGAATTTACTaaagcagcaataggaaactaatatagacttcaattttaaaacaataggCCCATGCAGATTTTTTAACTTTGCATGGAAGTGTATCATAAAAGTAAACATAAGTATAGAGCTCAATAAATTTTCCTGCCTTGACTTTTCAcggtgccaggattacaggtgtgagccactgtgcccagccatgagcTCAATCAATTTTCATAAACTGAACATGCTCTGCCACCAGTTcccagatcaagaaatagaacataacCATTACCATAAAAGCCTTCCTCATCCTCCTTTCCCATCACTCACAAGTACATTTTTAACTATATCCTCCACCTGGTGGACAGTGTAATTTTTCTGCCTTACTTTTTCTACCTTAGTTTATGGGTAATATAAACTTACCTCTTTACTCACGAGTCATCACCATCTCCTTTTGTATACTTTTTGTTGTATACTTTGACATTCAATCCTAAACAACGGACTTGCCAAGCTGTCTATATACAGACTCAAATTCATGCTGTTGCTTTAAAAATCAGTGTAAAGCAAACCAATTTTAATACAGCAGCACATCCTAAGAGAGGTGATTACCCTCAGAGCCATCTCCAAATTGAGACTTTAGATGTGCTGAAAGTGTGCCAAGAGAAACAGCCCAAAACTACatagaaaaattctaaaacacTAAATTTTTCTTCCACATCTGTTTCTTCCCCTCATGCCAGTTCACCAGAACTCTGATTTTAATGACAGGTTAGTTAGTCACAACAAAATGACACAGTTGACTAGTGAAATAaa from Rhinopithecus roxellana isolate Shanxi Qingling chromosome 15, ASM756505v1, whole genome shotgun sequence includes:
- the HTATIP2 gene encoding oxidoreductase HTATIP2 isoform X3, yielding MAETEALSKLREDFKMQNKSVFILGASGETGRALLKEILEQGLFSKVTLIGRRKLTLNEEAYKNVNQEVVDFEKLEDYASAFQGHDVGFCCLGTTRAKAGAEGFVRVDRDYVLKSAELAKAGGCKHFNLVSSKGADKSSNFLYLQVKGEVEAKVEELKFDRYSVFRPGVLLCDRQESRPGEWLVRKFFGSLPESWASGQSVPLVTVVRAMLNNVVRPSDKQMELLENKAIHDLGKAHGSLKP
- the HTATIP2 gene encoding oxidoreductase HTATIP2 isoform X1, translated to MAGPAALSAAAAAAALVAALLLLRREDPGPGASPSMAETEALSKLREDFKMQNKSVFILGASGETGRALLKEILEQGLFSKVTLIGRRKLTLNEEAYKNVNQEVVDFEKLEDYASAFQGHDVGFCCLGTTRAKAGAEGFVRVDRDYVLKSAELAKAGGCKHFNLVSSKGADKSSNFLYLQVKGEVEAKVEELKFDRYSVFRPGVLLCDRQESRPGEWLVRKFFGSLPESWASGQSVPLVTVVRAMLNNVVRPSDKQMELLENKAIHDLGKAHGSLKP
- the HTATIP2 gene encoding oxidoreductase HTATIP2 isoform X2, with the protein product MPSGASSLWHLGSPSSSGPFRWVCWLSMAETEALSKLREDFKMQNKSVFILGASGETGRALLKEILEQGLFSKVTLIGRRKLTLNEEAYKNVNQEVVDFEKLEDYASAFQGHDVGFCCLGTTRAKAGAEGFVRVDRDYVLKSAELAKAGGCKHFNLVSSKGADKSSNFLYLQVKGEVEAKVEELKFDRYSVFRPGVLLCDRQESRPGEWLVRKFFGSLPESWASGQSVPLVTVVRAMLNNVVRPSDKQMELLENKAIHDLGKAHGSLKP